The segment ATGTTGAATTTTTTGAAGAAGAACCTACATGGTATATTGACATGCTTGTGAAAAAACCAGATGTTTTTTTAGAACGTCTCAAAAATCTTGGAATACAAGGAAGACGTTTCTATAAACCACTTCACAAACAACCTTATTTTAGGAAAAATTTTCCTTCAAAAAAAGATTTTAAAAATTCTAATAATTTATACTCCCGTGGCATTTGGCTTCCATCCACAACTAATCTAACTGACGCTGATGTAAATAGAATTATTAAATCAATAAAATTGGTATTGCATTCATAGAGATGAGAATCTAAAATGGAAATTTTATACATCATAATTTCTTTCTTGATACTCTCAATTAGCATCAATGTGGCAGTATTTTCAGTTTATATCAAAAAACGAGGAATTAATCACTTAGCAAAAAATCTCTCAACAAAAAACTCTCATTCTAATATATATAAAAAATTTCTAATCCCTGAAATCTATACAAAAAATAGTTTACAATTAAGTTTTAAAAATAATGTTCAAAATAAAAATAGTTTTTTACCATGGAAAAATAAGTTAATTACAAAATTTCAAGAATTGCATGATCTTCCAAATTTTCAAGATTTACAAGTAAATTCTTTGAATATCATTAATTCTGAAAAAAAATTAAATTATAATGTTACAAAACTTTCAACTATTGCACAAGATGGAGATACTATCATTTTATACGAATTAATCCCTAAAAAAATAAATAAAAATACTTCTGCTGTATTTATTGTACCTGGTAGCGGAAATCAAGGTGCAAAAGATGTAATAAATATGAATAGTGAAATTTCAGACAATTATTACCAACAAGGAATTGCAGAACAAATTGTTAATGAAGGATATATTGTTTATGTGATAGAAAATAGAGGATGGGGAGAAAGAAAAATTGATGTTGGAAGTATTTGTGATCAATCTGATATATTCTGCTCAGGTGAATTTTTAGAAAGACAGATAAAAAATTTGGGTTTTGATTTAATTAATTTACAAATAATTGATACACTACAAACTATCAAGTCACTAGAGAGTAATAAAAAAATCACTTTCAATAATCTATTTCTTTTGGGAATTACACATGGAGGAAAAATCGCATTACGTTCTTCATTATTTCTTCCTGAGCTTAAAGGATTATTATTATCAAGCAGTTTGTTCAGTACGGAAAATTTTGGTACTTTTGGTAATGGCTATAATCATGGATTTTTAAAATATTTTGATAATCCTGATCTTGTCATTACTTTAGCTCCCAAACCATTGTATCTTGCTTGGGGACAAAATGAAAATCCACCACAACGTTATGAAGCACAATCATTACATACATTTACTTTAGTTAAGAATGCTTATCGCTTATTAAACTCTGAAAAAAATATTGTTGGAATTGTACATGATCAAAAAATAAATTCTGGCCATACTGTAGACCCACAATCTGTAATTAACTTTTTAAAAAATTATTCCAATTTACCTAATTCCAATTAAAATCTTCATCAAGATATTCTTCAAGTTCTTTATTATATGGTGAATAAAATTCCTTCAATATTTCTCTTGTTGAATTATTCATAGGTTTGTACTTACTAACATTGAATCTTTCTTTGACATCTATACCATTGAATTTTTTTGTATCTAAAAACTCAAAAACTCTATTAACAGATTCTGATGTATTATTATTCAATTCCTCAGTTTTTACAAACAAAATTTGATCTCTACTGAATAGATTCATCCATAATTTTATGTGTGGTAAATACACTCCTCGTGATACATATTGGTATAATCTAGAAGAAAATCCATAATCACTATCCAAAATATTATAATTTTTTTGTTTTAAGGATTGAATTTCTGTTTCAATTGCTTCATCAAATGTTCTTTGTTCTTCGCCTAATCTAATTCCTAAATCATGATAATGTGAATAAGCTCTTTCTATGGGATTTCTCAAACAAATGATTAGTTTTACTTCTGGTAACATCTGAAAAATACGTTTTGGAACTAATGAATGAAATAGATATAATGGTGTGGCTTCACCTGTGATAATCTGTTTGTTTGAAAATCTTTTCAGCATTTTTTTTTTAAGAGATGTTGGAAAATGTGCTCTATACCAATTTTTTGGTTTATCATATGACCAATTAAAAAAATTAATCTCTTTTGTTAATGAAGATTCTATATTTGGATGTTGTATCAAATAATTATAAAGTGACGTAGTACCACATTTTGCTTCTCCAATAATTATAAAATTTGGTAAAATTCTCTGATTTGATGTTAAAGATCTAAAAACATTTCTTTTACTTAATCGTCCTGCATAGAAATTTGGATAATTTTCCAATTTTCTTTTTATGTAATCTTTCATGATTGTTACTCTATTATCTAACTAATTCTTTAACATACTCGACAATTTTCTGTACGGCTTTATCATTATTCAATTCATCCATAGCAAATTTTCTTCCAGCATTTGCAATTTCTTCCCACTTGGGATTATCAGGGTCTGATAGAAATTCTTGAAATTTTTCCTGATAGTTTCTTTCATTAATAAAAATCGCAGATTTTTCATTTTCAAAACCAATGAAATAACCATCATTTTTGTTTGTTATTTCCATAAATGTTAAACATCCAGCAGCTGCATTTTCCCAATATTTCAATGTAGGATAAAATGTCGATGCTGCAATAGTTGCTCTATATCTTGTAAGATATGTTACATAATCATCATTTGGATACTTACCATCTTTTATCCCTGAATAATCAACATATGATAATTTTGTTGATAATGTTCTTAATTTGTAAAAATACCAGCCTGATCTTTTTGGATTTAGAATTGCATTTCCAATTCTAGATTTTACACTTGTTTTTCCAATTGCTCCCGTACATAAGATTTTATTTTTATTTCTTTCCTTAAATGGAATAATGTTTTCATATAGATTTTTTTCTAATCCATAAATTACCGTCTTATGATTAACACGTTTTGGATAGAATTTGTAAATGTAGCTATCTGGATGAGAACTAAATACTAAATCAATTTTATTTTTCTCAATAAATTCCACATCTCCATATTTCTCTGCTGAGTGAGGATCACCTGTACGTGAAATGACTGGTATTCCTACTTTCTTAACATTTTCTAATTTATTAGGAGCACCATCGCTACGATTCATTGGTAATAAAATTACATCACATTTCCCACTTAACTTCTCGACATCAAAATTAGATTCACATGGATGATATGTAACATCTAATTCTTTATTTCTTTCAAAGGCTTTAAGAAAAAAATCCGCTGATGTTCTATCGAAATGTCCTGGTTGAAAATAATTATAGGATTTTTTATAAACAAACGCTAATCTAATTGGCCTATTCATTGCATTAATGAAAAATTATTTCTTAATTAGTCATACCATATTTTTATACTTAAAATTGTGATATTTTTGTAAATATTTTCACTTCATTGATGATGAAATCCTAGTGAATCCTATATACCTTTGATAAAAAAAATATTCATAGACAGAAATGATCACAAAAACTGAAAAAATTTATTCTCAAAGGAAAACTATTACATTTCTTTCGCTATTGATCATAACTACTATTTCTATACGATTGTATTTTTTACCATTTGAGGTTCCTTTCAAAACTGATGCTATAGATTACTTCTCCTTTGCATTTGAAGTTTCTAAAAATCAGAAATTTCCATTTGGAATATTACAAACTAATGATGGTTGGCCTATTCTACTATCTCCTATCTTTACAATTATTGGTCAATCTGATATGATGAACCTAATTAATGCGCAAAGGATAACAAGTGTTGTAATCTCTTCACTGACAATTATTCCAATATTTTTCCTTTGCAAAAAATTTGTTTCATCAAAATATGCTCTAATTGGTGCAAGTTTATTTGGTTTTAGTTATAGATTAATGGATAATTCTATACTGGGTTTATCAGAATCACTTTTTCTTTTTTTAATTTCATTTGTATTATTATATTCATTATCTAAAAATTCAACTTATTTTATTTTTTCGTTTATTTTTCTTAGTTTATCTGCTATTGTAAGATATGAATCTCTAATTTTTCTAATTCCATTAACTATTATATTTTTTATTAAATTTCGTAAACAAAAAATTTCTTATCTAAAATTTTCACTTTTTATTTTTATTTTTATTTTAATTCTATTACCTATTTCATCATTTAGAATTGAATCAAACGGAATAGATGGTTTGGTAAGTCACACTTTTGCTAATCAAAATATGTTAAACCCTAACTCATTCACTTCTATATCTGAGCCTGAAAAAATTGGTGAATGTTCATATGATTGTGTACAGAAACCTTCCACTTGGATTTCCAATGAATTATTAATTAGTTTCATGGGTACATCTCTCTTTAATACACTAAAATTTTTAGGATTTGTTTTAATTCCTCTTTTCATTTTTTTCATCCCTACTGGTATCTATAATCTGATAAAATTAAGAAATAAAGATCTTTTTTATCTTCTAATTTTTGGTATTTTTTTAATTATTCCTGCAATGTATGCTTTTGGAAGAGAAATTCAAGATGTTAGATATTTGTTTGTATTATTCCCAATTTTTTGTGCAATATCTGTTTATGGATTAAATTCTATTAAAAAATTCCAAAAAACAAAATTCGTAGTTTTAATTATCACTGTAATAATATTGTCATCAATAATTTTATTAATTTATGAACAACCAAATTATATTTATTCTAATGAAATATTACAAGTAACAAAAAATTTAGTTCAAAATGACAATGGTATAAATGATTATCCTGGAAATTCATATGTTAAAATTGCTACACTTGAAAAAAATTGGCCAGAATCTTTACCTATTGCATCAGCTTCAGATAATTTTGAAGCTACATTTTTTATTAAAAAAATTCCTTCTGGAGATTATGATTCTTTGGAAGAGTACATTTTGAATTCAAAAGAATTGGGACTAACTCATATTGTTTTAACAGAAAATAATCGTTCATTGTTTCTTGATAAACTCCTAAAAAATTATCAGGAATATTCATATCTTGAAAAAGTTTTTGATTCTGAAAATCATAACTTTGAAAATAAAATAATAGTTTTAAAAATTAATTATTTAGATTTTGAAAAACATGTGTAATCTTTATTATATTTCATTTCTCTAAAATTGTTAATCTTTGTACCCCGATTGCAAAAATCACACATAATACTATTGAACTCAAAACTAGACTAATTGCAATTCCTATAATATCATATACACTTCCTAGAATAATCATACCAATAACCATCACGCCTAACCCTGATAACCTTCCTGCAAGAACATATTTTGAATTTAATTGCCCTAATAATTTTGATTCAAAAATGACTGCTATTGAAGTTGGTATTATGTGAATACACATAATTTGTATTGCATCAGAAATCATAATGAATTTTGGAAAAAATATCTCAATAATGGTTGGCAAGAAAATCATTCCCAATATAGAAATAATTATTGAACAAATAACACTAAGAATTTTTAAACGATTATTTTCAACATTAGTTGCATCTTGTGCTAGTAAATATTTGAAAATTATTCCTGAAATAATTGACATAACTACAATGAATTGCATACCTAAACTGAAATTACCTAAAACAGTAAATCCAAGTAACGGAGCAACTAATACTTTATCAATTTGTCCATGTAAACCTGAACTTAATAATAAAATGTAATTATTAGTAATAAAACCTAATTTTGATCTTAATAATGAAAAATCTATTTTCATTTCCTGGAAATTTCTAATTATTCTTTTTAAATAAAATAAATATGAAAATCCTAATGCAAAAATTATACTTTCAAAACCGAAAAAGTGTAAAAATGAAATTCCAAGACATATAGTTAAAATTTTTTGTAAAATGACATATTTTGAATATGTTGAATAGAGTTTTTTACCTAA is part of the Candidatus Nitrosopelagicus brevis genome and harbors:
- a CDS encoding alpha/beta hydrolase family protein; this encodes MEILYIIISFLILSISINVAVFSVYIKKRGINHLAKNLSTKNSHSNIYKKFLIPEIYTKNSLQLSFKNNVQNKNSFLPWKNKLITKFQELHDLPNFQDLQVNSLNIINSEKKLNYNVTKLSTIAQDGDTIILYELIPKKINKNTSAVFIVPGSGNQGAKDVINMNSEISDNYYQQGIAEQIVNEGYIVYVIENRGWGERKIDVGSICDQSDIFCSGEFLERQIKNLGFDLINLQIIDTLQTIKSLESNKKITFNNLFLLGITHGGKIALRSSLFLPELKGLLLSSSLFSTENFGTFGNGYNHGFLKYFDNPDLVITLAPKPLYLAWGQNENPPQRYEAQSLHTFTLVKNAYRLLNSEKNIVGIVHDQKINSGHTVDPQSVINFLKNYSNLPNSN
- a CDS encoding sulfotransferase domain-containing protein translates to MKDYIKRKLENYPNFYAGRLSKRNVFRSLTSNQRILPNFIIIGEAKCGTTSLYNYLIQHPNIESSLTKEINFFNWSYDKPKNWYRAHFPTSLKKKMLKRFSNKQIITGEATPLYLFHSLVPKRIFQMLPEVKLIICLRNPIERAYSHYHDLGIRLGEEQRTFDEAIETEIQSLKQKNYNILDSDYGFSSRLYQYVSRGVYLPHIKLWMNLFSRDQILFVKTEELNNNTSESVNRVFEFLDTKKFNGIDVKERFNVSKYKPMNNSTREILKEFYSPYNKELEEYLDEDFNWN
- a CDS encoding glycosyltransferase → MNRPIRLAFVYKKSYNYFQPGHFDRTSADFFLKAFERNKELDVTYHPCESNFDVEKLSGKCDVILLPMNRSDGAPNKLENVKKVGIPVISRTGDPHSAEKYGDVEFIEKNKIDLVFSSHPDSYIYKFYPKRVNHKTVIYGLEKNLYENIIPFKERNKNKILCTGAIGKTSVKSRIGNAILNPKRSGWYFYKLRTLSTKLSYVDYSGIKDGKYPNDDYVTYLTRYRATIAASTFYPTLKYWENAAAGCLTFMEITNKNDGYFIGFENEKSAIFINERNYQEKFQEFLSDPDNPKWEEIANAGRKFAMDELNNDKAVQKIVEYVKELVR
- a CDS encoding glycosyltransferase family 39 protein, with amino-acid sequence MITKTEKIYSQRKTITFLSLLIITTISIRLYFLPFEVPFKTDAIDYFSFAFEVSKNQKFPFGILQTNDGWPILLSPIFTIIGQSDMMNLINAQRITSVVISSLTIIPIFFLCKKFVSSKYALIGASLFGFSYRLMDNSILGLSESLFLFLISFVLLYSLSKNSTYFIFSFIFLSLSAIVRYESLIFLIPLTIIFFIKFRKQKISYLKFSLFIFIFILILLPISSFRIESNGIDGLVSHTFANQNMLNPNSFTSISEPEKIGECSYDCVQKPSTWISNELLISFMGTSLFNTLKFLGFVLIPLFIFFIPTGIYNLIKLRNKDLFYLLIFGIFLIIPAMYAFGREIQDVRYLFVLFPIFCAISVYGLNSIKKFQKTKFVVLIITVIILSSIILLIYEQPNYIYSNEILQVTKNLVQNDNGINDYPGNSYVKIATLEKNWPESLPIASASDNFEATFFIKKIPSGDYDSLEEYILNSKELGLTHIVLTENNRSLFLDKLLKNYQEYSYLEKVFDSENHNFENKIIVLKINYLDFEKHV
- a CDS encoding lipopolysaccharide biosynthesis protein → MVFLEKIKDVGKIGTGDVIGTALGAIFWFYLASQIEPSEYGEIQWLIGIASAISYIALFGSQNTIIVFAAKNLKIQSTLYFISIISSVVLSTIVIIVIPSFYEIDIGILLFAYVINALAIGDLLGKKLYSTYSKYVILQKILTICLGISFLHFFGFESIIFALGFSYLFYLKRIIRNFQEMKIDFSLLRSKLGFITNNYILLLSSGLHGQIDKVLVAPLLGFTVLGNFSLGMQFIVVMSIISGIIFKYLLAQDATNVENNRLKILSVICSIIISILGMIFLPTIIEIFFPKFIMISDAIQIMCIHIIPTSIAVIFESKLLGQLNSKYVLAGRLSGLGVMVIGMIILGSVYDIIGIAISLVLSSIVLCVIFAIGVQRLTILEK